In Alkalihalobacterium alkalinitrilicum, a genomic segment contains:
- the tatC gene encoding twin-arginine translocase subunit TatC — MEQKDMSVYDHIGELRRRLIIVFVFFIIAFVIGLFIAKPIITFLQSAPTAQDIPMNAFKPIDPLKVYMTFAFFSAFLLVFPVILYQLWAFISPGLHEVERRVTLAYIPIAFILFLMGISFSYFILFPFVIQFVGALAGQLGINEMYGINEYFTFLFQLTIPFGILFQMPVVIMFLTRLGIVTPVFLAKFRKLAYFILLVIAGLITPPELISHLMVTLPLFLLYEISIVISRISYRKAQRLEEQRLKEQEQADNENHG; from the coding sequence ATGGAACAGAAAGACATGTCTGTGTATGATCATATAGGCGAGTTGCGTAGACGGTTAATTATCGTGTTCGTCTTTTTTATTATCGCCTTTGTGATTGGATTATTTATAGCCAAGCCGATCATTACCTTTCTTCAAAGTGCACCGACTGCTCAAGATATTCCAATGAATGCCTTTAAGCCGATTGACCCACTCAAGGTATATATGACATTTGCATTTTTTAGTGCATTTTTACTTGTTTTCCCAGTCATTTTATATCAGCTTTGGGCATTTATTAGCCCTGGTTTACATGAAGTTGAGAGAAGAGTGACGTTAGCTTATATTCCAATTGCATTTATATTATTTCTGATGGGAATTTCATTTTCTTATTTCATTTTGTTTCCGTTCGTCATTCAGTTTGTCGGTGCGTTAGCAGGACAATTAGGAATAAATGAAATGTATGGAATAAATGAGTATTTTACCTTTCTCTTTCAATTAACCATTCCGTTTGGGATCCTGTTCCAAATGCCAGTCGTTATTATGTTCTTAACACGGCTAGGAATCGTAACGCCAGTCTTTCTTGCAAAATTTAGAAAGTTAGCTTACTTTATCCTTCTCGTGATCGCGGGATTAATCACACCGCCTGAATTGATTTCCCATTTAATGGTTACTTTACCATTATTCTTGTTATATGAGATTAGTATAGTCATCTCAAGAATATCGTATCGTAAAGCACAACGCCTCGAAGAGCAACGTTTAAAAGAACAAGAACAGGCGGATAATGAAAATCATGGCTAG
- a CDS encoding twin-arginine translocase TatA/TatE family subunit produces MPLGPGSLILIALVALLIFGPKKLPELGKAAGNTLREFKNATKGLADEDDDNNKKNEKQK; encoded by the coding sequence ATGCCATTAGGACCAGGTAGTTTAATTTTAATAGCATTAGTTGCCCTATTGATCTTCGGACCGAAAAAGTTGCCTGAATTAGGAAAAGCAGCAGGAAATACATTACGTGAATTCAAGAATGCTACTAAAGGATTAGCAGATGAAGACGACGATAACAACAAGAAAAATGAGAAACAAAAATAG
- a CDS encoding redox-sensing transcriptional repressor Rex, with product MKFEQPKIPQATAKRLPLYYRYLENLNSSGKQRVSSSELSEAVKVDSATIRRDFSYFGALGKKGYGYNVNYLLSFFRKTLDQDELTKVILIGVGNLGTAFLNYNFAKNNNTKIEMAFDVDEDKVGQEIGGVRIYNLAQLEEQLDPDVTVAILTVPAHSAQKIADRLVSVGINGILNFTPARLTVPDNVRVHHIDLSVELQALIYFLKHYPL from the coding sequence ATGAAATTCGAACAACCCAAAATTCCACAAGCAACAGCGAAACGATTGCCCTTATATTATCGGTATTTAGAGAATCTTAATTCTTCGGGAAAGCAAAGAGTATCATCGTCAGAGTTAAGTGAAGCGGTGAAAGTAGACTCGGCGACGATTCGCCGTGATTTTTCTTACTTTGGTGCTTTAGGTAAAAAAGGGTATGGATATAATGTTAATTATTTGCTATCTTTTTTTCGGAAAACGTTAGATCAAGATGAGTTAACGAAGGTCATCCTTATTGGGGTCGGGAATCTTGGTACTGCGTTTTTAAATTACAATTTTGCTAAAAATAATAATACAAAAATTGAGATGGCTTTCGACGTTGACGAAGATAAGGTTGGGCAAGAAATCGGTGGGGTTAGAATATACAATTTAGCTCAGCTTGAAGAACAATTAGATCCAGACGTGACGGTCGCTATATTAACAGTTCCCGCTCATTCTGCTCAAAAAATTGCTGACCGACTCGTTTCTGTAGGAATTAATGGCATTCTTAATTTTACGCCAGCAAGATTAACAGTTCCAGACAATGTTAGGGTTCACCATATTGATCTATCAGTAGAACTTCAAGCACTTATTTATTTTTTAAAGCATTATCCGTTATAA